The following proteins are co-located in the Vigna angularis cultivar LongXiaoDou No.4 chromosome 2, ASM1680809v1, whole genome shotgun sequence genome:
- the LOC108327908 gene encoding xyloglucan endotransglucosylase/hydrolase protein 2 isoform X2, translating to MGSQFFIFLLLLAVQGKMDRETSFDQNYEVIWGDDHVVFLNQGKEIQLTMDNSSGSGFGSKMAYGSGLFNMRIKVPNRNSAGVVTAYYLSSEGSKHDELDFEFLGNREGKPYRLQTNVFVDGQGNREQRIRLWFDPTADFHNYRILWNQHQIVFYVDNVPIRVFKNKTNIGVGYPSKAMQIQATLWDAESWATNGGKTKTDWLYAPFKANFQGFDVSGCQVLTSNAKNCSSDNFWWNRQKFWHLDPVNQGIC from the exons ATGGGTTCTCAATTCTTcattttccttctccttcttgcTGTCCAAGGAAAAATGGACAGAGAAACAAGCTTCGATCAAAACTATGAGGTTATTTGGGGTGATGATCATGTTGTCTTCTTAAACCAAGGGAAAGAAATTCAGCTCACAATGGATAACTCTTCAG GATCTGGATTTGGATCAAAGATGGCATATGGATCTGGATTGTTTAATATGAGGATCAAAGTACCAAACAGAAATTCTGCTGGAGTTGTCACAGCTTATTAC TTAAGTTCAGAAGGAAGTAAGCATGATGAGTTGGATTTTGAATTCTTGGGCAACAGAGAAGGGAAGCCTTATAGATTACAAACCAATGTATTTGTAGATGGCCAAGGGAATAGAGAGCAAAGAATTCGTCTTTGGTTTGACCCTACTGCAGATTTTCACAATTATAGAATTCTTTGGAACCAACATCAAATTGT ATTTTACGTGGATAACGTgcccattagggtattcaaGAACAAGACTAATATTGGGGTGGGATACCCATCAAAGGCAATGCAGATACAAGCAACTTTGTGGGATGCAGAAAGCTGGGCAACAAATGGAGGCAAAACTAAAACTGATTGGCTTTATGCACCATTCAAAGCAAATTTCCAAGGTTTTGATGTCAGTGGCTGTCAAGTTTTAACCTCAAATgccaaaaattgttcttctgATAACTTCTGGTGGAATAGGCAGAAGTTTTGGCACTTGGATCCT GTAAATC
- the LOC108327908 gene encoding xyloglucan endotransglucosylase/hydrolase protein 2 isoform X1, protein MGSQFFIFLLLLAVQGKMDRETSFDQNYEVIWGDDHVVFLNQGKEIQLTMDNSSGSGFGSKMAYGSGLFNMRIKVPNRNSAGVVTAYYLSSEGSKHDELDFEFLGNREGKPYRLQTNVFVDGQGNREQRIRLWFDPTADFHNYRILWNQHQIVFYVDNVPIRVFKNKTNIGVGYPSKAMQIQATLWDAESWATNGGKTKTDWLYAPFKANFQGFDVSGCQVLTSNAKNCSSDNFWWNRQKFWHLDPVRLSQYERIKHKYTTYDYCTDRKRYPQIPLECL, encoded by the exons ATGGGTTCTCAATTCTTcattttccttctccttcttgcTGTCCAAGGAAAAATGGACAGAGAAACAAGCTTCGATCAAAACTATGAGGTTATTTGGGGTGATGATCATGTTGTCTTCTTAAACCAAGGGAAAGAAATTCAGCTCACAATGGATAACTCTTCAG GATCTGGATTTGGATCAAAGATGGCATATGGATCTGGATTGTTTAATATGAGGATCAAAGTACCAAACAGAAATTCTGCTGGAGTTGTCACAGCTTATTAC TTAAGTTCAGAAGGAAGTAAGCATGATGAGTTGGATTTTGAATTCTTGGGCAACAGAGAAGGGAAGCCTTATAGATTACAAACCAATGTATTTGTAGATGGCCAAGGGAATAGAGAGCAAAGAATTCGTCTTTGGTTTGACCCTACTGCAGATTTTCACAATTATAGAATTCTTTGGAACCAACATCAAATTGT ATTTTACGTGGATAACGTgcccattagggtattcaaGAACAAGACTAATATTGGGGTGGGATACCCATCAAAGGCAATGCAGATACAAGCAACTTTGTGGGATGCAGAAAGCTGGGCAACAAATGGAGGCAAAACTAAAACTGATTGGCTTTATGCACCATTCAAAGCAAATTTCCAAGGTTTTGATGTCAGTGGCTGTCAAGTTTTAACCTCAAATgccaaaaattgttcttctgATAACTTCTGGTGGAATAGGCAGAAGTTTTGGCACTTGGATCCTGTAAGACTAAGTCAATATGAACGTATCAAACATAAGTATACCACCTATGATTATTGTACTGATAGGAAACGATACCCTCAGATTCCCTTGGAGTGCCTCTAA